One stretch of Kogia breviceps isolate mKogBre1 chromosome 18, mKogBre1 haplotype 1, whole genome shotgun sequence DNA includes these proteins:
- the LYPD5 gene encoding LOW QUALITY PROTEIN: ly6/PLAUR domain-containing protein 5 (The sequence of the model RefSeq protein was modified relative to this genomic sequence to represent the inferred CDS: deleted 1 base in 1 codon), with amino-acid sequence MASVHNLAIGGPRAILLCLFGAVLCLIGIQTFESSGSQALQCYSFQHIYFGPFGLSGMKLHSVSCLLVCSEVVLSLNNGCRASVTMVQKGCWTGPATGQMQWNDKALPPDYSVVRGCGTDLCNANFQTHDSLPSLSRAPNPPTLSGAKCYSCVGIHPEDCTPEKSRRVQCHQDQSMCFQGNRSMSFGNFSVPVYIRTCHRPSCTIQGTTSPWTNIDLQGSCCEGHLCNKDSISLHQRLGHRPSWGAPPIIFLLPMVPLLVSTLGGPLGLSS; translated from the exons ATGGCCAGT GTCCACAACCTGGCAATAGGAGGCCCCAGAGCCATCCTGCTGTGCCTCTTTGGGGCTGTCCTCTGCCTCATAGGTATTCAGACTTTTGAGTCCAGTG GGTCCCAAGCCCTGCAATGCTACAGCTTTCAACACATCTACTTCGGGCCCTTTGGCCTCAGTGGCATGAAATTGCACAGTGTCTCCTGTCTCCTCGTATGCTCTGAGGTTGTCTTATCCCTGAACAATG GGTGCCGCGCCTCAGTGACCATGGTACAGAAGGGC TGCTGGACAGGCCCGGCTACGGGCCAGATGCAGTGGAACGACAAGGCGCTGCCGCCTGACTACTCGGTGGTGCGCGGCTGCGGGACCGACCTTTGCAACGCGAACTTCCAGACCCACGACTCCCTCCCCAGTCTGAGCCGAG CGCCCAACCCGCCGACGCTCAGCGGCGCCAAGTGCTACTCCTGCGTGGGGATCCACCCGGAGGACTGCACCCCGGAGAAGTCCCGGCGGGTCCAGTGTCACCAGGACCAAAGCATGTGCTTCCAGGGCAATAGAAGCATGTCCTTTG GCAATTTCTCAGTCCCTGTGTACATCAGAACCTGCCACCGGCCCTCCTGCACCATCCAGGGCACCACCAGCCCGTGGACAAACATCGACCTCCAGGGCTCCTGCTGTGAGGGGCACCTCTGCAACAAGGACTCCATAAGCCTTCACCAGCGCCTCGGGCACCGTCCCTCCTGGGGCGCCCCCCCCATCATATTCCTGCTCCCCATGGTTCCCCTGCTGGTTAGCACTCTGGGAGGACCCCTCGGACTCTCCTCATAG
- the KCNN4 gene encoding intermediate conductance calcium-activated potassium channel protein 4, whose translation MGGEVVPGLGALRRRKSLLEQEKSLAVWALALAGTGIGLMVLHAEMLWFGGCLWAIHLFLVKCMISISTFFLLSLIVAFHAKEVQLFMTDNGLRDWRVALTGRQAAQIVLELAVCGLHPAPVWGPPCAQTAATPSWPSFLGQAEALLSLAMLLRLYLVPRALLLRSGVLLNASYRSIGALNQVRFRHWFVAKLYMNTHPGRLLLCLTLGLWLTTAWVLSVAERQTVNATGHLSDTLWLIPITFLTIGYGDVVPGTTWGKIVCLCTGVMGVCCTALLVAVVARKLEFNKAEKHVHNFMMDIQYAKEMKESAARVLQESWMFYKHTRRKDSRTARRHQRRLLAAISRFRQVRLKHRKLREKVNSMVDISKMHMILCDLQLGLSTSHQALEKQIDALAGRLDTLTEMLSAALGPRQLPEPSQEAT comes from the exons ATGGGCGGGGAGGTGGTGCCGGGCCTGGGGGCCCTGCGGCGGAGAAAGAGTCTGCTGGAGCAGGAGAAGAGTCTGGCAGTCTGGGCTCTGGCACTGGCAGGAACCGGCATCGGACTCATGGTCCTGCACGCGGAGATGCTATGGTTCGGGGGGTGcctg TGGGCGATCCACCTGTTCCTGGTTAAATGCATGATCAGCATCTCCAcgttctttctcctttcccttaTTGTGGCCTTTCACGCCAAAGAGGTCCAG CTGTTCATGACGGACAACGGGCTCCGGGACTGGCGCGTAGCGCTGACCGGGCGGCAGGCGGCGCAGATCGTGCTGGAGCTGGCTGTGTGCGGGCTGCACCCGGCGCCGGTGTGGGGCCCGCCGTGCGCGCAGACGGCGGCCACGCCGTCCTGGCCGAGTTTCCTGGGCCAGGCGGAGGCGCTGCTGTCGCTGGCCATGCTGCTGCGCCTGTACCTGGTGCCCCGCGCCCTGCTCCTGCGCAGCGGCGTCCTGCTCAACGCCTCCTACCGCAGCATCGGCGCGCTCAACCAGGTCCGCTTCCGCCACTGGTTCGTGGCCAAGCTGTACATGAACACGCACCCCGGCCGTCTGCTGCTCTGCCTCACGCTTGGCCTCTGGCTCACCACCGCCTGGGTGCTGTCGGTGGCCGAGAG ACAGACCGTTAATGCCACCGGGCACCTTTCAGACACACTGTGGCTGATCCCCATCACATTCCTGACCATCGGCTACGGGGACGTGGTGCCAGGTACCACATGGGGCAAGATTGTCTGCCTCTGCACTGGGGTCATG GGGGTCTGCTGCACAGCCCTGCTGGTGGCCGTGGTGGCCCGGAAGCTGGAGTTTAATAAGGCAGAGAAGCACGTGCACAACTTCATGATGGATATTCAGTATGCCAAAGAG ATGAAGGAGTCGGCCGCCCGAGTGCTGCAAGAGTCCTGGATGTTCTACAAACATACACGCAGGAAGGACTCTAGAACAGCCCGCAGGCACCAGCGCAGGCTGCTGGCCGCCATCAGCAG GTTCCGCCAGGTGCGGCTGAAACACAGAAAGCTCCGGGAAAAAGTGAACTCCATGGTGGACATCTCCAAG ATGCACATGATCCTCTGTGACCTGCAGCTGGGTCTGAGCACCTCACACCAGGCCCTGGAGAAGCAGATTGATGCGTTGGCAGGGAGGCTAGACACCCTGACCGAGATGCTTAGCGCTGCCCTGGGTCCACGGCAGCTTCCAGAACCAAGCCAGGAGGCCACATAG